A genomic stretch from Haloferax sp. Atlit-12N includes:
- a CDS encoding histidine kinase N-terminal 7TM domain-containing protein, translating into MISPSTASLLEACIGCLCLVVAGLSWQYRDRPAGTPLFMMGVTAAIWAFATATASFVAAPNITWAAQFVVYGVAALATVAWFYAVVEYTGHTWWKTTRVRAVVFGLVLFEWVSIVTNPLHQWYISAESSVSALGLLEPTPGLLLYVHAAWKLGLVVVGLHFAYRQAATRRRVVKTQSRVLFLAGVLPVGTALLELFDVVTIPGFDFGVTGIAVGAGLSLWALFEADFLDFVPIARETLLENMNDAVLAIDMDARVVDFNRQAKLLFDIPCDAIGSTVETVFSSYPALSLPDLYETRAPVEIAADIDGQLRYYELDVSQILPRGAPPTSIENAAEQQIGHLFVFRDVTDRKRREHDIEAQNQRLKQFASVVSHDLRNPLNVAQGWLAVERDARDTDSLATVARAHDRMEALIEELLLLARAGREIDETESFELATLAFDAWSSIDAAHSTLVVNTDQRLDVDRSRFLELLENVFRNAVEHGGTGVQITVGDLPDHRGFYVADTGRGIPVEQREQVFENGYSTNREGTGLGLAIVAEVASAHGWETLVTESDAGGARFEFVIASGHD; encoded by the coding sequence ATGATTTCGCCGAGTACCGCCTCTCTGCTAGAGGCATGTATCGGCTGTCTGTGTCTCGTCGTCGCGGGACTTTCGTGGCAGTACCGGGACCGACCCGCCGGAACGCCGCTTTTCATGATGGGCGTGACTGCGGCTATCTGGGCGTTCGCAACCGCGACGGCGTCGTTTGTCGCGGCCCCGAACATCACGTGGGCCGCGCAGTTCGTCGTCTACGGCGTCGCCGCGCTCGCAACGGTCGCGTGGTTCTACGCCGTCGTCGAGTACACGGGCCACACGTGGTGGAAGACGACTCGCGTCCGAGCGGTCGTCTTCGGACTGGTGTTGTTCGAGTGGGTAAGTATCGTGACGAACCCGCTCCACCAGTGGTACATCAGCGCCGAGTCGAGCGTCTCTGCGCTCGGCTTACTCGAGCCGACACCGGGGCTGCTGCTGTACGTTCATGCGGCCTGGAAGCTCGGCCTGGTCGTCGTCGGCCTGCACTTCGCGTACCGGCAGGCTGCGACTCGACGGCGGGTCGTCAAAACCCAGTCGCGCGTCCTCTTTCTTGCCGGGGTCCTGCCGGTCGGAACGGCGCTGCTAGAGTTATTCGACGTCGTCACGATTCCCGGATTCGATTTCGGCGTCACCGGTATCGCCGTCGGCGCGGGACTCAGCCTCTGGGCACTCTTCGAGGCCGACTTTCTCGACTTCGTTCCGATCGCCCGCGAGACGCTGCTCGAGAACATGAACGACGCGGTCCTCGCAATCGATATGGACGCTCGGGTCGTCGATTTCAATCGGCAAGCAAAGCTCCTCTTCGACATCCCCTGCGATGCCATCGGGTCGACCGTCGAGACGGTCTTTTCGTCGTATCCCGCCCTGTCGCTGCCAGATCTCTACGAGACGAGGGCTCCGGTCGAGATTGCCGCGGACATCGACGGTCAACTGCGCTACTACGAACTCGACGTGTCTCAAATCCTCCCGCGTGGGGCGCCGCCGACCAGTATTGAAAACGCCGCCGAACAGCAGATTGGGCACCTCTTCGTCTTCCGTGACGTCACCGACCGGAAACGACGGGAACACGACATCGAGGCACAGAATCAGCGGTTAAAGCAGTTTGCGTCGGTCGTCAGCCACGACCTCCGAAACCCACTCAACGTCGCACAGGGGTGGCTCGCCGTCGAGCGAGACGCCCGCGATACTGACTCGCTCGCGACTGTGGCTCGCGCCCACGACCGGATGGAGGCGCTTATCGAGGAACTGTTGTTGCTCGCTCGGGCCGGCAGAGAGATTGACGAGACCGAGTCGTTCGAGTTAGCGACGCTCGCGTTCGACGCGTGGAGCAGTATCGATGCGGCACACTCGACGCTCGTCGTGAACACCGACCAACGACTCGACGTCGACCGAAGCCGATTCCTGGAACTCCTCGAGAACGTGTTTCGCAATGCTGTCGAACACGGGGGAACGGGCGTCCAGATTACCGTCGGCGACCTCCCGGACCACCGTGGTTTTTACGTCGCCGATACTGGCCGCGGGATACCCGTCGAACAGCGAGAACAGGTCTTCGAGAACGGGTACTCGACAAACCGAGAGGGAACTGGGTTAGGACTGGCAATCGTCGCTGAGGTTGCGAGTGCACACGGATGGGAGACGCTCGTCACCGAGAGCGACGCGGGTGGCGCGCGGTTCGAGTTCGTCATCGCATCGGGACACGACTGA
- a CDS encoding FAD-binding oxidoreductase: MDRPHPAVDAAAIRDLDARLHGDALGPADGGYRESRTVWNAMVNRHPAVVVRPVNTNDVVVAVEFARRRDLAIAVQSGGHNVAGNGVCDGGLLLDCSLLTAVEVDVETKTARVEPGVTVGEFDRAAQAHGLATPSGIVSTTGVAGLTLGGGWGWLSRSYGLAIDNLRAVEVVTADGEVRHASDDEHADLFWGLRGGGGNFGVVTAFEFALHEVGPMVLAGVLVYPFEAAGDLLRFHREFTASAPEELCCYASVRTAPSASFVPADIRGERIVTAYLCYAGPIEDGERAIRPLREFREPLVDLVEPRRYTAFQGLFDDVYPPGYRNYWKSQFVGEAGLSDEAIETLIEYANAVTSPYTSIVIEHLGGAISRLDADASAYPHRDAGYSFNIFTRWADAAEDDEHIAWTRAFFAAMAPHLSDGVYVNFLSREENERVRAAFGDNYDRLVELKRRYDPENLFRVNQNIAPQA, translated from the coding sequence ATGGACCGACCTCACCCAGCGGTGGACGCCGCCGCCATCCGCGACCTCGACGCTCGTCTCCACGGCGATGCACTCGGTCCAGCAGACGGCGGCTACCGAGAGTCGCGCACGGTCTGGAACGCGATGGTCAACCGGCACCCCGCGGTCGTCGTCCGGCCGGTGAACACGAACGACGTCGTCGTTGCCGTCGAGTTCGCTCGCCGGCGCGACCTAGCAATTGCGGTCCAGAGCGGCGGCCACAATGTCGCCGGGAACGGCGTCTGTGACGGCGGACTGCTGCTCGACTGCTCGTTGCTGACGGCGGTCGAGGTGGATGTGGAGACCAAGACTGCCCGAGTCGAACCCGGCGTCACCGTCGGGGAGTTCGACCGCGCGGCTCAGGCCCACGGCCTCGCCACGCCGAGTGGCATCGTCTCGACCACGGGGGTCGCCGGGCTGACCCTCGGTGGCGGGTGGGGATGGCTCAGCCGTTCGTACGGACTCGCCATCGATAACCTCCGGGCGGTCGAAGTCGTCACGGCCGACGGCGAGGTCCGTCACGCGAGCGACGACGAACACGCGGACCTCTTCTGGGGACTCCGTGGTGGCGGCGGCAACTTCGGGGTCGTGACCGCCTTCGAGTTCGCCCTTCACGAGGTCGGGCCGATGGTCCTCGCGGGGGTGCTGGTCTATCCGTTCGAAGCCGCCGGCGACCTCTTGCGATTCCATCGGGAGTTCACGGCCTCGGCCCCCGAGGAACTCTGCTGTTACGCCTCGGTCAGGACCGCGCCGTCCGCGTCGTTCGTCCCGGCGGACATCCGTGGCGAGCGAATCGTCACCGCCTACCTGTGCTATGCGGGCCCCATCGAGGACGGCGAACGGGCGATTCGGCCGCTCCGGGAGTTTCGAGAGCCGCTTGTCGACCTCGTCGAGCCGCGCCGATACACGGCGTTTCAGGGACTCTTCGACGACGTGTACCCGCCGGGCTACCGGAACTACTGGAAGTCTCAGTTCGTCGGCGAAGCCGGACTCTCCGACGAGGCCATCGAGACGCTCATCGAGTACGCGAACGCGGTGACATCGCCGTACACGTCCATCGTCATCGAACACTTGGGGGGCGCGATTTCACGCCTCGACGCGGACGCGTCCGCGTACCCCCACCGTGACGCGGGCTACTCGTTCAACATCTTCACGCGGTGGGCGGACGCTGCCGAGGACGACGAACACATCGCGTGGACGCGGGCGTTCTTCGCGGCGATGGCCCCCCATCTCTCCGATGGCGTCTACGTGAACTTCCTCAGTCGCGAGGAGAACGAGCGCGTTCGCGCCGCCTTCGGAGACAACTACGACCGGTTGGTCGAACTGAAACGCCGGTACGACCCGGAGAACCTGTTCCGGGTGAATCAGAATATCGCGCCACAGGCCTGA
- a CDS encoding winged helix-turn-helix domain-containing protein, whose product MGGALDDIRYLADSQHRPVVIRMLDDSRCSRAELREATGASSATIGRIVQAFEVRGWLVRDGTHYSLTALGRFVASSFSRFYGDMAVAHELNELLPYVPLDEIGIGVEQLADATVTRATQYNPFAVVSRVRELERVSEDARSLTDFFPDPCIEGRHKSIVHGTQTFEAVFAPVVFESALASDFADEFEAIVASDRTDIYVYEGAISHPVMVHDGVGCLVVRNDVDVSIGMIESDDDVFLEWVTDVFESYRADATLLTAEYLTAPLEDVLAQVCG is encoded by the coding sequence ATGGGTGGAGCACTCGACGACATCAGGTATCTCGCTGACTCGCAGCACCGCCCGGTAGTGATTCGGATGCTTGACGATAGCCGGTGCTCCAGAGCGGAGTTGCGGGAGGCGACCGGCGCTTCGTCGGCCACCATCGGGCGAATCGTACAGGCGTTCGAGGTTCGCGGCTGGCTCGTACGGGACGGCACCCACTACTCGCTGACAGCGCTCGGCAGGTTCGTCGCATCGTCGTTCTCGCGATTCTATGGCGACATGGCGGTCGCACACGAACTGAACGAACTCCTCCCGTACGTGCCGCTCGACGAGATCGGTATCGGCGTCGAGCAACTGGCCGACGCGACCGTCACCCGCGCAACACAGTACAATCCGTTCGCCGTGGTCTCTCGCGTCCGCGAACTCGAACGAGTTTCCGAGGACGCGCGCAGTCTCACCGACTTCTTTCCCGACCCGTGTATCGAGGGCAGACACAAATCCATCGTCCACGGCACGCAGACGTTCGAAGCGGTGTTCGCCCCGGTCGTCTTCGAGTCCGCGCTGGCCTCGGACTTCGCGGACGAGTTCGAGGCAATCGTCGCCTCGGACCGCACAGACATCTACGTGTACGAGGGAGCGATTTCACATCCCGTGATGGTCCACGACGGGGTCGGGTGTCTCGTCGTGCGGAACGACGTCGATGTCTCGATTGGCATGATCGAATCGGACGACGACGTGTTCCTCGAGTGGGTGACCGACGTGTTCGAGAGCTATCGGGCCGACGCGACCCTGTTGACCGCTGAATACCTCACGGCACCGCTAGAAGACGTGCTCGCCCAGGTCTGCGGCTGA
- a CDS encoding YdhR family protein has protein sequence MEIVFATFESELDHDAIEETMRQRAQKFREVPGLVQKYFVHDRENDRYGACFIFDSAQSRDAYFESDLSAGVGAAYAVTGEPAVTKAHLLFPLREADGLPDPA, from the coding sequence ATGGAAATCGTCTTCGCCACGTTCGAATCCGAACTCGACCACGACGCAATCGAGGAGACCATGCGCCAGCGGGCACAAAAGTTCCGGGAGGTGCCCGGACTCGTACAGAAGTACTTCGTGCACGACCGAGAGAACGACCGGTACGGCGCGTGTTTCATCTTCGATTCGGCGCAGTCCCGCGACGCGTATTTCGAATCGGACCTCAGCGCCGGCGTCGGAGCGGCCTACGCGGTGACGGGCGAGCCAGCGGTCACGAAAGCCCACCTCCTGTTCCCACTCCGCGAGGCCGACGGACTGCCAGACCCCGCGTGA
- a CDS encoding DUF6498-containing protein — MEHRRRTGRRTVVGLVVANALPLVGMLLFDWRLVTLLVVYWVEMTGGALRQLLEATFAGQRGAAADWAAVDSRWGWRSPFRSLREKRGSVQLHASLPPLYPRSFPRVFGLGRVVVGLSLVSGGGLWFATLGSGIFVESLLVAGATTLVREGTTLADHLRSRDYRELVPQSLLTPRTTLGVVVLAGLVVWGVALVPSATEHTGVLFVFVYLARVGFDVYSVVGPRDRFDPRDPSEAAFETADDDVQDPLTIPASDPSDVFHTNRGAVWASAVLDGVLGMLNPRRFAAAAIAAFLGYVVAGATWAVVGASAVVMGIVAHTLVERDLRWGHLEYRVSENHVVCYDCLLDRPQWCVERRLITDVTERSRLVERLLGVSSVSLTQRGDGQARTLRCLDTADAPGSRATWKP; from the coding sequence ATGGAGCATAGACGCCGGACGGGGCGACGCACGGTGGTCGGACTGGTGGTGGCCAACGCGCTTCCGCTCGTCGGAATGCTCCTGTTCGACTGGCGTCTCGTCACCCTCCTCGTCGTCTACTGGGTGGAGATGACCGGTGGAGCGCTCCGGCAACTGCTGGAGGCAACCTTCGCGGGCCAGCGCGGTGCCGCAGCGGACTGGGCAGCAGTCGATTCGCGGTGGGGGTGGCGGTCGCCGTTCCGCTCGCTCCGAGAAAAGCGTGGAAGTGTCCAACTCCACGCGTCACTCCCACCGCTCTATCCGCGGTCGTTTCCGCGTGTGTTCGGACTCGGGCGGGTGGTCGTCGGCCTCTCGCTCGTCAGCGGTGGTGGACTCTGGTTCGCGACCCTCGGGAGTGGCATATTCGTCGAGAGCCTCCTCGTGGCGGGCGCGACGACGCTTGTCCGTGAGGGAACGACACTCGCGGACCATCTCCGCTCGCGCGACTACCGCGAACTCGTCCCCCAGTCGCTCCTCACCCCGCGAACCACTCTCGGTGTCGTCGTCCTCGCGGGACTCGTCGTCTGGGGTGTCGCACTCGTCCCGTCAGCGACCGAGCACACGGGGGTGCTCTTCGTGTTCGTCTACCTCGCTCGCGTCGGGTTCGACGTGTACAGCGTGGTCGGGCCCCGCGACCGATTCGACCCGCGTGATCCGAGTGAGGCTGCGTTCGAGACCGCGGACGACGATGTTCAGGACCCACTCACCATCCCAGCGAGCGACCCGAGCGATGTGTTCCACACGAACCGCGGTGCGGTGTGGGCTAGCGCGGTTCTCGATGGGGTCCTTGGAATGCTGAACCCTCGACGCTTCGCTGCGGCAGCCATCGCGGCCTTCCTCGGGTACGTCGTCGCCGGGGCGACGTGGGCAGTCGTCGGTGCGAGCGCGGTCGTGATGGGCATCGTCGCACACACACTCGTGGAGCGGGACCTTCGCTGGGGGCACCTGGAGTATCGGGTGTCCGAGAATCACGTCGTCTGTTACGACTGCCTCTTAGACAGGCCGCAGTGGTGTGTCGAACGCAGACTGATCACGGATGTGACGGAACGGTCCCGACTGGTCGAACGCTTGTTGGGCGTCTCCTCGGTTTCACTAACACAGCGCGGCGACGGTCAGGCTCGGACACTCCGCTGTCTTGACACCGCTGACGCGCCGGGTTCACGAGCGACGTGGAAGCCGTAG
- a CDS encoding NAD(P)-dependent alcohol dehydrogenase, protein MTPSVEEQSVKSRTQMRAVAAKTYGSADILRVEEVPTPIPEDDEVLVRIHATVVGPPDSAAREGRPFLIRFFNGLRRPTAVPGDVFAGQIVAVGRDVMQFAPGDDVFGTAAPGSGAHAEYLCLPADGAVAVMPSELTYSEAAAVCDGGLTAMAFLEDHAHLQAGESILVNGASGSVGTAAVQIASALGATVTGVCSTANVELVRSLGAETVVDYKTTDFAATDTTYDVIFDAVGKRPYSTCKESLAPGGRYLTTVLSTRILLQMLSTRLIGDKRASFAATGLGAAETKREHLHTLRELVESGAFRPVIDRAYALDDIADAHRYVDTGHKVGSVLVTVE, encoded by the coding sequence ATGACACCGAGTGTCGAGGAACAGTCAGTCAAGAGTCGCACGCAGATGCGGGCCGTCGCGGCCAAGACGTACGGGTCGGCGGATATCCTCCGCGTCGAGGAGGTTCCAACGCCGATACCCGAGGACGACGAGGTGCTCGTTCGGATTCATGCCACAGTCGTCGGCCCGCCGGACTCGGCCGCTCGGGAAGGGCGTCCGTTCCTCATTCGGTTCTTCAATGGTCTCAGACGGCCCACAGCGGTACCGGGTGACGTGTTCGCTGGCCAGATCGTGGCGGTTGGTCGGGACGTCATGCAGTTCGCTCCCGGCGACGACGTGTTCGGAACCGCCGCTCCTGGGAGCGGCGCACACGCCGAGTATCTGTGTCTCCCTGCAGACGGGGCCGTAGCCGTCATGCCGTCGGAACTCACCTACAGCGAGGCCGCGGCCGTCTGTGACGGTGGGCTGACGGCGATGGCGTTCCTCGAAGACCACGCGCACCTGCAGGCGGGCGAGTCCATCCTGGTCAACGGGGCGTCCGGCTCCGTCGGGACGGCTGCCGTGCAGATCGCGAGCGCGCTCGGCGCGACGGTCACCGGCGTCTGCAGTACCGCGAACGTCGAGCTGGTGCGATCACTCGGCGCCGAGACGGTGGTCGACTACAAAACCACCGACTTCGCGGCGACCGACACGACGTACGACGTCATCTTCGACGCCGTCGGCAAGCGACCGTACTCGACGTGCAAGGAGTCGCTCGCCCCCGGTGGGCGCTACCTCACGACCGTCCTCTCGACGCGAATCCTGCTGCAGATGCTGTCGACTCGGCTGATCGGTGACAAGCGAGCGAGCTTCGCAGCCACCGGGCTGGGGGCTGCGGAGACGAAGCGCGAACACCTCCATACACTCCGTGAACTCGTCGAATCAGGAGCGTTCCGCCCGGTGATCGACCGAGCGTACGCACTGGACGACATCGCCGACGCGCACCGCTACGTCGATACCGGGCACAAGGTGGGGAGCGTACTCGTCACGGTGGAGTAA
- a CDS encoding DUF4386 family protein → MAATTGQAVEEIEQSPTAGRWNYLTVGGLAALIEAAIYVAGIAYFLVILDFASVSGALQQVELFAANETSLSAMYLLIYVVFGIVLVALVLALHERLAADAPMLMRATTAFGLIWAGLVIASGMVATLATGVVVDLYSADPTQATTVWLALSPVIDGLGGGNEIVGGLWTLLVSVVALRTRALHRLVNYFGLVVGSAGILSAIPAFGEIGGGIFGLTQIVWFLALGILLLRAGRREASAYLREE, encoded by the coding sequence ATGGCAGCAACGACCGGTCAAGCAGTAGAGGAAATCGAGCAGTCGCCCACGGCGGGCCGCTGGAACTATCTGACAGTCGGCGGCCTCGCCGCGCTGATTGAGGCGGCCATCTACGTGGCCGGAATCGCGTACTTCCTCGTCATCCTTGACTTCGCGAGCGTTAGCGGGGCGCTCCAGCAGGTCGAGTTGTTCGCCGCGAACGAGACGAGTCTGTCCGCGATGTACCTGCTCATCTACGTGGTCTTCGGCATCGTGCTGGTGGCACTCGTTCTGGCGCTCCACGAGCGACTCGCGGCCGATGCACCGATGCTGATGCGAGCGACGACGGCCTTTGGGCTCATCTGGGCGGGTCTCGTCATCGCCAGCGGGATGGTCGCCACCCTCGCGACGGGCGTCGTCGTCGACCTCTACAGTGCCGACCCGACGCAGGCGACGACGGTCTGGCTGGCACTCAGCCCGGTTATCGATGGGCTGGGCGGCGGCAACGAGATCGTCGGCGGCCTCTGGACACTTCTCGTGAGCGTAGTCGCGCTTCGAACGCGAGCACTCCACAGGCTGGTGAATTACTTCGGGCTCGTGGTTGGGAGTGCAGGCATCCTCTCGGCGATTCCAGCATTCGGCGAGATCGGCGGGGGCATCTTTGGGCTCACCCAGATTGTCTGGTTCCTCGCGCTCGGAATCCTCCTGTTACGCGCAGGTCGCCGCGAGGCGTCCGCGTATCTTCGTGAGGAGTAA
- a CDS encoding cupin domain-containing protein, with protein sequence MDSRSDEHLLTGSGRSTRTGPAGYPNTIEDPSTGASITFLEHGADEQGAYLLMDGVLPPGTDSGPARLHPRAEAHSEVLSGRAEVIVRGEPHTLLAGEALTIAPGAPHSIRNDGADNLVVRTTLRPPGEFEAAIRALYEAGAGRQPDLFAVAAVLSHYRADVRLAGLPWVIQRPLLRVFAGLATMLGRSPLS encoded by the coding sequence ATGGACTCACGGTCGGACGAGCACCTGCTGACGGGATCGGGGCGCTCCACGAGAACCGGCCCGGCTGGCTACCCGAATACGATCGAAGACCCGTCGACAGGGGCGTCCATCACGTTCCTCGAACACGGTGCCGACGAACAGGGCGCGTATTTGCTGATGGACGGCGTTCTTCCGCCGGGAACCGACAGCGGGCCCGCACGGCTCCACCCACGGGCGGAGGCACACTCGGAGGTGCTGTCGGGTCGAGCCGAGGTGATCGTTCGCGGTGAACCACACACCCTGCTCGCCGGTGAAGCGCTGACCATCGCCCCCGGAGCGCCCCACAGCATCCGAAACGACGGTGCTGATAACCTTGTCGTCCGGACGACGCTCCGTCCGCCCGGGGAGTTCGAAGCCGCCATTCGGGCACTCTACGAGGCCGGCGCAGGGAGGCAACCGGATCTGTTCGCGGTGGCGGCAGTTCTCTCTCACTACCGAGCGGACGTGCGTCTCGCAGGACTCCCGTGGGTGATTCAGCGACCGCTCCTGCGTGTGTTCGCTGGCCTCGCGACGATGCTCGGTCGGAGTCCACTCTCGTAG
- a CDS encoding DUF4386 domain-containing protein produces the protein MAGAAVTPDQERSVEYHRPSTTETSVGRASVIAGLALLLMTPLAVFANFVVLDGLVTPGDATRTATAILGAEGTFRLGIASLFAVAILDLTVAWALYTVFKPVHAGIALLSGWLRAVFAGIFVVAISQLMSVPQILGATGTGFTTEQQSTQALLSIEAFYNIWDGALILVGLHLVLVGYLLYKSAAVQSYPSGYVPKVLGMLLALAGIGYVVDSFGRVLFAGYTFELAVFTFVGEVLLILWLLVYGRRISSAEDGVDEESASVMS, from the coding sequence ATGGCTGGAGCAGCTGTTACCCCAGATCAGGAGCGGAGCGTCGAGTATCATCGACCGTCCACAACCGAGACGTCCGTCGGGCGAGCGAGCGTGATCGCTGGACTCGCTCTCTTGCTGATGACTCCCCTCGCTGTGTTCGCTAATTTCGTGGTGTTGGACGGGCTCGTCACGCCGGGGGACGCGACTCGAACGGCGACCGCTATCTTGGGTGCCGAGGGCACGTTCCGACTCGGCATCGCGAGCCTCTTCGCAGTCGCCATACTCGATTTGACCGTCGCATGGGCGTTGTACACAGTATTCAAGCCGGTACACGCTGGCATCGCACTCCTCTCTGGGTGGCTCAGAGCCGTCTTCGCTGGCATCTTCGTCGTCGCGATCAGTCAGCTCATGAGTGTCCCGCAGATTCTGGGTGCGACCGGGACTGGGTTCACCACGGAGCAACAGTCCACGCAAGCACTACTGAGCATCGAGGCGTTCTACAACATCTGGGACGGCGCACTGATTCTGGTCGGTCTCCATCTGGTGTTGGTCGGGTATCTGCTGTACAAGTCTGCGGCTGTCCAGTCGTACCCCTCGGGCTACGTGCCGAAGGTGTTAGGGATGCTCCTCGCTCTCGCTGGCATCGGCTACGTGGTGGATAGTTTCGGACGGGTGCTGTTTGCTGGCTACACCTTCGAACTCGCTGTGTTCACGTTCGTGGGCGAGGTGTTACTGATCCTCTGGCTGCTCGTCTACGGCCGTCGAATCAGTTCGGCCGAAGACGGCGTGGACGAGGAGTCGGCGTCCGTGATGAGCTGA
- a CDS encoding NAD(P)-dependent oxidoreductase, translating to MNIAVFGATGRTGRRVVRRSLDDGHHVTAVVRTPSKLDVNHDRLTVEQGDVTNYDSFADTLQGSDAVVSTIGKESVLGRVSLYSDGITNIIQAMTEHDVSRLIAISSGGTYPGWDSNNAVFYELLIKRVLLRRVYADMKRMEDIVVETDLDWTIVRPSGLSDDTGSGNYRATVGYSDPESSTTTRDDLAEFIVEELDSGQFLQQGVAVVTV from the coding sequence ATGAACATTGCAGTCTTCGGAGCAACGGGCCGAACCGGACGGCGAGTCGTCCGCCGATCACTCGACGATGGCCACCACGTGACGGCGGTCGTGCGGACGCCTTCGAAACTCGACGTGAACCACGACCGACTCACCGTGGAGCAGGGCGACGTCACGAACTACGATTCCTTCGCCGACACACTACAGGGTTCGGACGCGGTCGTCTCCACGATCGGCAAGGAGTCTGTTCTCGGCCGTGTCTCGTTGTACTCTGATGGCATCACGAACATCATTCAGGCGATGACCGAACACGACGTTTCACGGCTCATCGCCATCTCGTCTGGGGGCACGTATCCGGGCTGGGATTCGAACAACGCCGTCTTCTACGAGTTACTCATCAAACGCGTCCTGTTGCGACGGGTGTACGCGGATATGAAGCGTATGGAGGACATCGTCGTGGAGACCGACCTCGACTGGACGATTGTTCGACCGTCCGGGTTGAGCGACGACACGGGCTCCGGAAACTATCGGGCGACGGTCGGGTACAGTGACCCGGAGAGTAGTACGACGACGAGGGACGACTTGGCCGAATTCATCGTCGAGGAACTCGACTCCGGACAGTTCCTCCAGCAAGGAGTGGCAGTCGTGACCGTGTAA
- a CDS encoding zinc ribbon domain-containing protein has protein sequence MSSPSTDDSIRERGPDEAFCRDCGAVIDARAEICPECGVRQRDPPKSSVDSALDDLFEGGNPFVAAVLSAIFPGLGQLYNRELERGLVFAVGFIVASVSVMVIIGFLLAPAVWLYAVYDAYTRAELRAEELRREADRERETEISVSEEQDDEHEEREE, from the coding sequence ATGTCATCGCCCTCCACGGACGACTCGATTCGCGAACGCGGCCCGGACGAGGCGTTCTGCCGCGATTGCGGCGCGGTCATCGACGCGCGCGCCGAAATCTGCCCCGAATGCGGGGTCCGCCAGCGCGACCCGCCGAAGTCGTCGGTCGATTCGGCGCTCGACGACCTGTTCGAAGGCGGCAATCCCTTCGTCGCGGCGGTGCTGTCGGCGATTTTTCCCGGCCTCGGACAACTGTACAACCGCGAGCTCGAACGCGGCCTCGTCTTCGCGGTCGGCTTCATCGTCGCCTCCGTCTCGGTGATGGTCATCATCGGCTTCCTCCTCGCGCCCGCCGTGTGGCTCTACGCGGTGTACGACGCCTACACGCGGGCCGAACTCCGGGCCGAGGAGCTACGGCGGGAGGCCGACCGGGAACGCGAGACGGAGATTTCGGTCAGCGAGGAGCAGGACGACGAGCACGAGGAACGCGAGGAATAG
- a CDS encoding pterin cluster protein, with product METRTAERTERRETDAAGTTEDATEGASETAETADPTATPETTATTVEVNLTGHVRSAVGTHRMEFTFAGETLRAFLEAFFEAYDVRDLVIAEREADATTRGWARVEQPPGTWRKNPEGEQTRPYARVLVNGVFNENLDGFDTRLEDGDRVALMKPFLYCV from the coding sequence ATGGAGACACGGACAGCCGAGCGGACGGAGCGGAGAGAGACGGACGCGGCGGGAACGACAGAGGACGCGACAGAAGGGGCCTCGGAGACGGCGGAGACGGCAGACCCGACAGCGACCCCGGAGACGACAGCGACGACGGTCGAGGTCAACCTGACCGGACACGTCAGGTCGGCCGTGGGCACTCATCGAATGGAGTTCACCTTCGCGGGCGAGACGCTCCGAGCGTTCCTTGAGGCGTTCTTCGAGGCGTACGACGTGCGCGACCTTGTCATCGCGGAGCGCGAGGCGGACGCGACGACGCGGGGGTGGGCGCGAGTGGAACAACCCCCGGGCACGTGGCGGAAGAACCCGGAAGGGGAGCAGACGCGCCCCTACGCTCGCGTCCTCGTCAACGGCGTGTTCAACGAGAACCTCGACGGCTTCGACACGCGACTCGAAGACGGCGACCGCGTCGCGCTCATGAAGCCGTTTCTGTACTGTGTGTGA